In one Desulfoferula mesophila genomic region, the following are encoded:
- a CDS encoding TIGR02186 family protein, which translates to MRAARLTILGLLGLLLLAAVPAGAAPPALSVSLQPSQVDINTFFDGARLRVDGQAPAGSQVAVILFSAPSDMDFRIKSRLWGFLWMNREEVAFHGAPSVYLYQGSGGSPDDFKLGLDHLQAMVRIKDGHSDPAELFKELVRIKQSEGLYNLSPQGVSLGSEQNGLQPFSCAFELPARLPQGTYQVQAFARDSQGQITSGPAQPVKAQEVGFPALLSSLAYNYGLLYGVLAALLALVGGLVTSILFKGGGGAH; encoded by the coding sequence ATGCGCGCCGCTCGCCTGACGATCCTGGGTCTGCTCGGGTTGCTGCTCCTGGCGGCCGTGCCCGCCGGCGCGGCCCCGCCCGCGCTCAGCGTTTCCCTGCAGCCTTCCCAGGTAGACATCAACACCTTCTTTGACGGCGCGCGCCTGCGGGTGGATGGCCAGGCTCCGGCCGGCAGCCAGGTGGCCGTGATCCTGTTCAGCGCGCCCAGCGATATGGACTTCCGCATCAAAAGCCGCTTGTGGGGCTTCCTGTGGATGAACCGGGAGGAGGTGGCCTTCCACGGAGCCCCCTCGGTTTACCTTTATCAGGGCTCCGGCGGCTCGCCCGATGATTTCAAACTGGGCCTGGACCACCTGCAAGCCATGGTGCGCATCAAGGACGGCCATTCCGATCCGGCCGAGCTGTTCAAGGAGCTGGTTAGAATCAAGCAAAGCGAGGGGCTCTACAACCTCTCCCCCCAGGGGGTGAGCCTGGGCTCGGAGCAAAACGGCTTGCAACCATTTTCATGCGCCTTTGAACTCCCCGCCCGCTTACCCCAGGGCACCTACCAGGTGCAAGCCTTTGCGCGCGACTCCCAGGGCCAAATCACCTCCGGCCCGGCCCAGCCGGTGAAAGCCCAGGAGGTGGGCTTCCCGGCCCTGTTGTCCTCCCTGGCCTACAACTACGGCCTGCTCTACGGAGTTCTGGCGGCTCTGCTGGCCTTGGTGGGAGGGCTGGTCACTTCCATTTTGTTCAAGGGAGGCGGCGGGGCCCATTAG
- a CDS encoding sigma-54-dependent transcriptional regulator — protein sequence MKARIAVIDDEPIVCRRLQRALLKEGYEVECFGEGSSFLQRLPTHPFDIVFTDLRMPGIDGLEVLRQARSLKPGCEVIVFTGHGSMDTAIQAIKQGAYYYVAKPFQLQEITHLADSALEKIKLKEENRRLKKEVERQSSFQRFIGASPAMRELYSMIQKVALVECNVLIEGESGTGKQLAARAIHDLSPRAERPFVAFNCGGFSEDLIANELFGHERGSYTGASATKIGLLESAAHGTVFLDEVGEMPLSMQVKLLHVLQDKRIMRVGGTKPISLDIRIISATNRDMKNAVAEGMVREDLFYRLNVVTLRLPRLSERREDIPLLAAHFSQRYSQACGKAEPRISAEAMELLMSYSFPGNVRELENIIERAVALCDNRIVRVADLPPDLRDLEFRTYEGEELQSLEEIERRHIAKVITKTGNNKGLACEILGMPRTTLWRKLKKFGLED from the coding sequence GTGAAGGCCCGCATAGCCGTTATAGACGACGAGCCCATTGTCTGCCGGCGATTGCAGCGCGCCCTGCTAAAAGAGGGCTATGAGGTCGAGTGCTTTGGGGAGGGAAGCTCTTTCCTCCAGCGCCTGCCAACCCATCCGTTTGATATCGTTTTCACCGACCTGCGCATGCCCGGCATCGACGGGTTGGAGGTGTTGCGCCAGGCCCGAAGCCTCAAGCCGGGCTGTGAAGTGATCGTGTTCACCGGCCACGGGTCCATGGACACCGCCATCCAGGCGATCAAGCAGGGCGCCTATTACTACGTCGCCAAGCCCTTCCAACTACAGGAAATCACCCACCTGGCCGACAGCGCCCTGGAGAAGATCAAGCTCAAGGAGGAGAACCGGCGACTCAAGAAAGAGGTGGAGCGCCAAAGCAGCTTCCAGCGTTTCATCGGGGCCAGCCCGGCCATGCGCGAGCTCTACTCGATGATCCAGAAGGTGGCCCTGGTGGAATGCAACGTGCTCATCGAGGGCGAGAGCGGCACGGGCAAGCAACTGGCGGCGCGGGCCATCCACGACCTGAGCCCCCGCGCGGAACGTCCCTTTGTGGCCTTCAACTGCGGCGGCTTCAGCGAGGACCTGATCGCCAACGAGCTGTTCGGTCATGAACGGGGATCGTACACGGGCGCCTCGGCCACCAAGATCGGCTTGCTGGAGTCCGCCGCCCACGGCACGGTCTTTCTGGACGAGGTCGGCGAAATGCCGCTGTCCATGCAGGTCAAGCTGCTGCACGTCCTGCAGGACAAACGCATCATGCGGGTGGGCGGAACCAAGCCCATCAGTCTGGACATTCGCATAATTTCGGCCACCAACCGCGACATGAAAAACGCCGTGGCCGAAGGCATGGTGCGCGAGGACCTCTTTTATCGCCTCAACGTGGTCACCCTGCGCCTGCCCCGCTTGAGCGAGCGCCGGGAGGACATCCCCCTGCTGGCGGCGCATTTCAGCCAGCGCTACAGCCAGGCCTGCGGCAAGGCCGAGCCCCGCATATCCGCCGAGGCCATGGAACTGCTGATGAGTTACAGCTTTCCCGGCAACGTGCGGGAGTTGGAGAATATTATCGAAAGGGCCGTGGCCCTGTGTGACAACCGGATCGTGCGGGTGGCCGACCTGCCGCCGGACCTGCGCGATTTGGAATTCCGCACCTATGAGGGCGAGGAGTTGCAATCCCTGGAAGAGATCGAGCGCCGCCACATCGCCAAGGTGATCACCAAAACCGGCAACAACAAAGGGCTGGCCTGCGAAATCTTGGGAATGCCCCGCACCACCCTCTGGCGCAAGCTGAAAAAGTTCGGCCTGGAAGATTGA
- a CDS encoding sulfite exporter TauE/SafE family protein, producing MPWHLYLPIAGNSVNVVMVFAMGGLVGLLSGLFGVGGGFLMTPLLIMVGIPPTVAAASDSNQIVGASTSGTLAHYRLGNVDFKMGILLLVGGTLGGVLGVQVIKILRATGNADFLIKITYVLMLGFVGGYMMLETIQNLRRSKAVAAEASPKRESRYAQLMQRLPLQMNFEKSGIELSMILPVVLGVFVGVLAAIMGVGGGFIMVPVMVYLLRMPMHVVVGTSLFQILFTCVVVTIMQARTNHTVDFVLALILLVGSTLGAQVGAKLSRKLQGEQLKLILACVVLLVMGKMLLDLLLHPAFLLSYVGGH from the coding sequence ATGCCTTGGCACCTGTATCTGCCCATCGCGGGAAACAGCGTAAACGTAGTGATGGTTTTCGCCATGGGCGGGCTGGTGGGCCTGCTCTCGGGCTTGTTCGGGGTGGGGGGAGGCTTTTTGATGACCCCCTTGCTCATCATGGTGGGCATCCCGCCCACGGTGGCGGCGGCCTCGGACTCCAACCAGATCGTGGGCGCCTCCACCTCGGGAACCCTGGCCCATTACCGCCTTGGCAACGTGGACTTCAAGATGGGCATCCTGCTCTTGGTGGGCGGCACCCTGGGCGGGGTGCTGGGGGTGCAGGTCATCAAGATACTGCGCGCCACGGGTAACGCCGACTTCCTGATCAAGATCACCTACGTGTTGATGCTGGGCTTCGTGGGCGGCTACATGATGCTGGAGACCATCCAGAACCTGCGCCGCTCCAAGGCGGTGGCGGCCGAGGCAAGCCCCAAGCGCGAATCGCGCTACGCCCAGCTGATGCAGCGCCTGCCTCTGCAAATGAACTTCGAGAAATCGGGCATCGAACTCTCCATGATCCTGCCGGTGGTGCTGGGAGTCTTCGTGGGGGTGCTGGCCGCGATCATGGGGGTGGGCGGCGGCTTCATCATGGTGCCGGTGATGGTCTATCTGCTACGCATGCCCATGCACGTGGTGGTGGGCACCAGCCTGTTCCAGATCCTGTTCACCTGCGTGGTGGTGACGATCATGCAGGCCCGCACCAACCACACCGTGGACTTCGTGTTGGCCCTGATCCTGCTCGTCGGCTCCACCCTGGGGGCCCAGGTCGGGGCCAAGCTCAGCCGAAAACTGCAAGGGGAGCAGCTCAAGCTGATCCTGGCCTGCGTGGTCCTTTTGGTTATGGGCAAGATGCTCCTGGACCTGCTGCTGCATCCGGCCTTCCTCTTGAGCTACGTGGGAGGTCACTAA
- a CDS encoding universal stress protein, which produces MERILVGIDAQESDLAPGIHAVNLAKRIQAKIYILLVKRPNSQGEAPGERNLIARLEQLIDQARSEGLGLEYFVSEGLLENEALRFIQQNAITLLVVGQPKDGGEPAMKQFRRNLENIRLRVDCHIEVVQQREASVVTERK; this is translated from the coding sequence ATGGAGCGGATACTGGTAGGTATCGATGCGCAAGAGAGCGATCTCGCTCCGGGCATCCACGCCGTGAACCTGGCCAAGCGAATACAGGCCAAGATCTACATCTTACTGGTAAAACGTCCCAACTCCCAGGGCGAGGCCCCAGGGGAGCGCAACCTGATCGCCCGCTTGGAGCAGCTCATCGACCAGGCCCGCTCCGAGGGACTCGGCCTGGAGTATTTCGTCAGTGAAGGACTTTTGGAGAACGAGGCGCTGCGTTTCATTCAGCAGAACGCGATCACCCTCCTGGTGGTCGGCCAGCCCAAGGACGGCGGCGAGCCGGCCATGAAGCAGTTCCGCAGAAATCTGGAGAACATTCGCCTGCGGGTGGATTGCCACATAGAGGTGGTCCAGCAGCGCGAGGCTAGCGTGGTTACGGAAAGGAAGTAA
- a CDS encoding PEP/pyruvate-binding domain-containing protein, whose product MSWLVNILDRLNKAKGQARQARVPFAVTFEGFQKILELNNEVLELMADMGDKMGGHFIFDRQYIISSAQTAKELVQQIIMEMNKIAPRKYLGLYESFQAIADQIDADLAGRLLIPQTPYVIPMAKVGSDALEAVGNKNARLAEVGRVLGVPTPPGFTVTTRAFGDFMEHAGLRRRLQPWLERWRSGEITSRQAAEALRPLVMEAELPPGLERDMRLAAQRLLGEAPGGVKTFAVRSSASGEDGDLSFAGQFRSLLGVEPDQLAEAYREVVASGYSARALEYSQRWNAAEDLTAMAVGCELMVDAQAAGVLYTLDPQHPEKDYMLISAGYGLGEPVVGGRTAADQYRVSRQPPHQVLGLDVVRKHQRLQAQPGGGIAVRPVEAALESAPALNTDQMARLAEMAHHIENYFKTPQDIEWALDGRGEFVILQVRPLNLKSQVTQLVCNIAEVLKERPVLFSGRGAVAQRGIGTGPVYLVERDEDLDEFPDGAILVTRFTSPRLGRVMGRAHGVITDVGTPTGHLATIAREFRVPTIVNTGVATHILRPGMEVTIDAEQNVVYEGTVKELCYFQFTEDMFEESQEFRQLRRVLRRIAPLNLVDPQDKDFTPRGCKTLHDITRFVHEKAVEEITNIDQHYHPGATAKNLKIDLPLGLTIIDIGGGLDAPEQARQVTVEQITSRPGRALLEGMAEPGLWSTQPMSVDLGSFMSSVTRTFANSLTSPREVGQNLAVVSREYLNLNLRLGYHFNIIDAYIADEISANYIYFRFLGGVTDLTRRTRRAKLLAEVLAHDDFRTEVRGDLVVGRIKKLPAEVMIEKMRLLGRLVSYSRQLDVKMQNDAQIDQYLDEFFKFNDGPELAVKS is encoded by the coding sequence ATGAGCTGGCTGGTCAACATACTAGACCGCCTGAACAAGGCCAAAGGACAGGCGCGCCAGGCGCGGGTGCCCTTTGCCGTCACCTTCGAGGGGTTCCAGAAAATACTGGAGCTCAACAACGAGGTGTTGGAGCTCATGGCCGACATGGGCGATAAGATGGGGGGGCATTTTATCTTTGACCGCCAGTACATCATTTCTTCCGCCCAGACGGCCAAGGAACTGGTGCAGCAGATCATCATGGAGATGAACAAGATCGCGCCCCGCAAGTACCTGGGCCTCTATGAATCCTTCCAAGCCATCGCCGACCAGATCGACGCCGATCTGGCGGGCCGCCTGCTGATCCCCCAGACCCCCTACGTGATCCCCATGGCCAAGGTGGGCTCCGACGCGCTGGAGGCGGTGGGCAACAAGAACGCCAGGCTGGCCGAGGTGGGCCGGGTGCTGGGCGTGCCCACCCCGCCGGGCTTCACCGTCACCACCCGGGCCTTTGGCGACTTCATGGAGCACGCCGGCCTGCGGCGGCGGTTGCAGCCCTGGCTGGAGCGCTGGCGCTCGGGTGAGATCACCAGCCGCCAAGCCGCCGAGGCCCTGCGCCCCCTGGTGATGGAGGCGGAGCTTCCCCCCGGCCTGGAACGGGACATGCGCCTGGCGGCCCAGCGATTGCTCGGCGAAGCCCCGGGCGGGGTTAAGACCTTTGCCGTGCGCAGCAGCGCCTCCGGCGAGGACGGCGACCTTTCCTTCGCCGGCCAATTCCGCTCCCTATTGGGAGTGGAGCCCGACCAACTGGCCGAGGCCTACCGGGAGGTGGTGGCCAGCGGCTACAGCGCCCGGGCCCTGGAGTACAGCCAGCGCTGGAACGCCGCCGAGGACCTGACGGCCATGGCCGTGGGCTGCGAGCTCATGGTGGACGCCCAGGCCGCCGGCGTGCTCTACACCCTGGACCCCCAGCACCCGGAAAAGGACTACATGTTGATCTCGGCCGGCTATGGCCTGGGCGAGCCGGTGGTAGGGGGGCGTACCGCGGCGGACCAATACCGGGTCAGCCGCCAACCGCCTCATCAGGTGCTGGGCCTGGACGTGGTACGCAAGCACCAGCGCCTACAGGCCCAGCCGGGCGGGGGCATCGCCGTGCGGCCGGTGGAGGCGGCGCTGGAGTCGGCCCCGGCCCTCAACACGGATCAAATGGCGCGCCTGGCCGAGATGGCCCACCACATCGAAAACTATTTCAAGACCCCCCAGGACATCGAGTGGGCCCTGGATGGCCGGGGCGAATTCGTGATCTTGCAGGTGCGGCCCCTGAACCTCAAGTCCCAGGTGACCCAGCTGGTCTGCAACATCGCCGAGGTGCTCAAAGAGCGTCCGGTGCTGTTCAGTGGGCGGGGGGCGGTGGCCCAGCGGGGCATAGGCACCGGGCCGGTCTACCTGGTGGAGCGCGACGAAGACCTGGACGAGTTTCCCGACGGGGCCATCCTGGTGACCCGCTTCACCTCGCCCCGCCTGGGTCGGGTCATGGGGCGGGCCCATGGGGTGATCACCGACGTGGGCACGCCCACCGGGCACCTGGCCACCATCGCCCGGGAGTTTCGCGTGCCCACCATAGTCAACACGGGCGTGGCCACCCACATTCTCAGGCCCGGAATGGAGGTGACCATCGACGCGGAGCAGAACGTGGTCTACGAGGGCACGGTGAAGGAGCTGTGCTACTTCCAGTTCACCGAGGACATGTTCGAGGAATCCCAGGAGTTCCGCCAGCTGCGCCGGGTGCTCCGGCGCATCGCGCCCTTGAACCTGGTGGACCCCCAGGACAAGGATTTCACCCCCCGCGGCTGCAAGACCCTGCACGACATAACCCGTTTTGTCCATGAAAAGGCGGTGGAAGAGATAACCAACATCGACCAGCACTACCACCCGGGAGCCACGGCCAAGAACCTGAAGATAGACCTGCCCCTGGGCCTTACCATCATCGACATCGGCGGCGGGCTGGACGCGCCGGAGCAGGCGCGCCAGGTAACCGTGGAGCAGATCACCTCCCGGCCCGGCCGGGCTCTCTTGGAGGGCATGGCCGAGCCGGGCTTGTGGAGCACCCAGCCCATGTCCGTGGACTTGGGCAGCTTCATGTCCAGCGTCACCCGCACCTTTGCCAACTCCCTCACCTCCCCCCGCGAGGTGGGCCAGAACCTGGCGGTGGTTTCCCGAGAATACCTCAATCTCAATCTGCGCCTGGGCTACCACTTCAACATTATCGACGCCTACATCGCCGACGAGATCAGCGCCAACTACATCTACTTCCGCTTCCTGGGTGGAGTTACCGATCTTACCCGCCGCACCCGCCGGGCCAAGCTACTAGCCGAGGTGCTGGCTCACGACGACTTCCGTACCGAGGTGCGCGGCGATCTGGTGGTGGGACGCATCAAAAAGCTGCCCGCCGAGGTGATGATCGAAAAAATGCGTCTGCTGGGTCGCCTGGTTTCCTACAGCCGCCAACTGGACGTGAAGATGCAAAACGATGCTCAGATAGATCAGTACCTAGATGAATTTTTCAAGTTTAACGACGGCCCCGAGTTGGCCGTCAAATCCTGA